Genomic window (Macrobrachium nipponense isolate FS-2020 chromosome 35, ASM1510439v2, whole genome shotgun sequence):
atatatatgttatatggatatttaatatatatatatattttatatttatatattatatagtatatatatatatatataaagatataatatactttatatatatatatatatatatatatataatataatatatatataatatatatatatatatatatttatatatatatatatatatatatatataatatatatataatatataatatatattattatatatatatattatatatatactatatatataaagggagggagagagagaaaggattatACTCTCCGCTCACAACCAAGGGACCCACATCCAATCACAGATAAGGTCAAGTAAGTTAACAAAATGAGTCTCTTGCCATAAAAATTCATGTGGCCCCTGTTCGTGGATTATGTACCTGGTTGATCTTCGATGATtgtacagagagacagagagaataaacaAACTTGCAATTAGCGCAGTACTCCGTCAAATTCATATTATGAATAAAACGTGAGGCATGCACTCCACAGCTACAACTTAGTTCAGCCTGAAAGGTTGGCAGCCATTACATGGTTCAGGTGTTAATGGTGGTTATTGTAGCATCCAACCACATTATATaacaaatgaatttctatcaccagaaatatattcctattGGTTCCGCATTGGCAACAGCAGGAGCAAACTCAGGAAACTAAATTGATAGGCAGgtacgaaaaccactcgtcaatAAGGAACTAGAGTGACCTGGTATTGGCTGCTAAACGTACTTGCTAAAGCAAGGTGGGACTGTGAAGAGCAGGCCGTACCCTGTGAGGCATGCACTCTGCAGCTACACCTTAGCTCAACCTGAAAGGTTGGCAGACACACAAGGTACAGGTGGAACTAGTGAGGCACAAGCACCCGATTGTAAGGTGCCCTGGTATTGGCAGCTGACCTGACTTGCTAAACCAAGGTGAAACTGTGAAGTGCAGGCCACACAAGGGGTGGGACCCGGTGAGGCATGCACTCTGCAGGTACACCTTAGCTCAACCTGAAAGGTTGGCAGCCACACAAGGTACAGGTGGAACTAGTGAGGCACAAGCACCCGATTGTAAGGTGCCCTGGTATTGGCAGCTGACCTGACTTGCTAAACCAAGGTGAAACTGTGAAGTGCAGGCCACACAAGGGGTGGGACACTGTGAGGCATGCACTCTGCAGGTACACCTTAGCTCAACCTGAAAGCCTGGCAGCCACACAAGGTACAGGTGGAACTAGTGAGGCACAAGCACCTGATTGTAAGGTGCCCTGGTATTGGCAGCTGACCTGACTTGCTAAACCAAGGTGAAACTGTGAAGTGCAGGCCACACAAGGGGTGGGACCCGGTGAGGCATGCACTCTGCAGCTACACCTTAGCTCAACCTGAAAGGTTGGCAGCCACACAAGGTACAGGTGGAACTAGTGAGGCACAAGCACCTGATTGTAAGGTGCCCTGGTATTGGCAGCTGACCTGACTTGCTAAACCAAGGTGAAACTGTGAAGTGCAGGCCACACAAGGGGTGGGACCCGGTGAGGCATGCACTCTGCAGCTACACCTTAGCTCAACCTGAAAGGTTGGCAGCCGCACAAGGTACAGGTGGAACTAGTGAGGCACAAACACCCGATTGTAAGGTGTCCTGGTATTGGCAGCTGACCTGACTTGCTAAACCAAGGTGAGGCTGTGAAGTGCAGGCCACACAAGGGGTGGGCCCTTTTTAGGCATCCACACTGTAGCTGCCAGCTTAGCTCAGCCTGCACAGTTGTCAGTCATCATTTAGTACTTGTGGCATCAATGAGGCACAAGTACCTGATAATGAGGGTGCTCAGTGATTGGCTGCTGACTTTGCAGGTCAGACCAAGGTAAGGCAGAGAAATGGTACAGGTGGCACTGGTAAGGCACAAGCACCTGATAATGAGGGTACCCTGCTATTGGCTGCATACCTGCTAAACCAAGCTGCACCTTGGCTCAGCCTGAAGGGTCGGCAGGCATTAGGTGGTACAGGTGGCACCAATGAGGCACATGCACCTGATAGTGAGGGTGCTCAGCGATTGGCTGCTGACTTTGCAGGTCAGACCAAGGTAAGGCAAAGAAGCGCATGTTGTACAGGGTTGGGGGAAACACAGGACACCGGGTGGGGGTACCCGGCCACAGGGTGGGGGGACCCTGTGGGGACCCTGTGCAAACCCTGTGCAAGATGCACTCCTCTGCTGCACCCAGGTTTGGCTTGCAAGGTCAGCAGTCAATCACAGAACACCCATACTGCCAAATGCACGTGCATCACTGGTGTCACGTGTACCACATAATTCTGCTCACCTCCAAATCAGGAGCACTTTTCTATCCATTGGCTGCCTAGAGCAGGAACCTCTTCTGGTCTCCTCCAGATCAGGAGCACTCCATCCACTTGGTGCCTCAGAAGCACGAACCTCGTCACCTGCACCACAAAGTCCTGATCTCCTCTAAATCAGGACCACCCATCCATCCCTGTGGTGCCTCAGAAGCAGGAACCTTGCCTTAACCAAGAATCCTGATCAACTTTCTCTTCACAGGTTCACAATCCACAAACCTTCTACCTCATAAAATGTGGCCATAGTTCCACTTTGGTGTGTTACATTTTCTTCTAATGGTTCGGCTCTACATCTCTTTCTTCCTCTGGAGGCCTTTCATCCCTATACAGAATGTCTTCTACGATGTTGGTTACATCCAACCATTGCCTCCTTAAGTATCCTCTATTGTCATCCTGGGCATTGCTGAACTCCTGATTATCTTCATGCCCAAGATCTTCACTTTCAGTTCCTGGTTTCTCTCCTTCAGCCTCTGTGATCTCATGCTCCTCCCTTGCAATGCGTTCTAACTCAAAATCCCTTTGAGCAATCCTGTGGAGAAGGCCCATCAACATGTATTTATCTTGCATTCTTAATGCTTCTTCCTGCATCCTTTGCTGTTCTCTGGCACATTTTTCTGCCTTTGCCATACTTCCCTCTAGTGTCCTACATTTCTCCTTTAACAGTTCACATTCTTTTGTAAGCTTTTCAATTGTATGCAGGTTCTGTTTCTCAGCCATCATGAAATTTAGGACTCTTTCCTCTGCGAATTTCAACTCGCTTTTCAATTTCTCCTCGTTGCTCATAGCAACTACCTGGCCAACTTGCAAGCTCGCTACCTCTTTTTGCAAGCAGTCATTCTGTTCTAGCAAGCTTTTTTCTTGTTGCTCCTTCTCTACTAATATCTGCTGATATCTTATTTTCAAGTCAGTTATTTCCCTCTCCTTGTCTCTCAACAGCTCTTTTTCTGTATGTAAGAGAGTTTCCAGCTCATTTCTTTGGGATGATAAACTTTCATAATCTACCTCCTTCTTCTGAAGTTTTCCTTGTAAATGTATTCCCTGTTGTCGAAGCCTCTCAAGCTCCATGCCCTGTTCCTCGCACCGAGTTCTCACTTTAACAAGagcttcttctttctccttcacCAAACTACATGTCTCCGTAAGTGAGTCTTCTGCTTTTTTCAGTGAGAGCCATAATTTCTGCACTTCGTTTAAATTTTCTCCCAATTTTTTCTCTAGATGTCTCTGGCTCTCATCATAATCCTCACATAACTTCCTCAACATATCGAGCTCTCTATTTTTCTCACTTATCTCCAGTAGCCATCGCTTTTTAATTTCGATTTTGAAATCTTGTTCTTCTTTGACACTAGAGAGGGCTTTGCCTAATTTTTCTTGTAATATCTCTTGTTCCTCCTTCAGTTTATCTTGGTTAGCTAACAAATCTTTGATCTGCTGGTCTCTGGTCGCAATCATTTTGTCATAGAGACTTGTCATCTCtgttttttcctcctctttttcctttAAGAGGCTTTCCAAATCCTGCATACGATTAGCCGACTCTTCTAGTTTTTCTTCCAAGAGTGTTTTGTCTGTCTTCAGTTTATCTTCGTTAGCCAACATATCTCTTATCTGATGGTCGTTGTTCTCGACCATTTTGTTATAAAGATTTGTCagctctcttttttcctttccttctatcTCCAAGAGCCTTTCTATATCTCGTATGCTATTATGGGCCtcctctaattcctcctccaagaGCTCTTTATCCCTTTTAAGTTCCTCTTCTTTAGCTAACAAATCTTGCATTTGGTGAT
Coding sequences:
- the LOC135208284 gene encoding trichohyalin-like, which gives rise to MRINMNVSNVVPVANIATDAGPKMEIGASAQEVDCRRVVVPTITLEEYQDFEESDYEESDVEESESEESDVEELEFEESDTEESDFVDSDVEESDLLFAEEDLQEESALLRKKLREPVNIIDDVDTLVKEKEDEKEVTNVCDNKMEDMARQIQDLLANEKKMKKYHEVLEEKLKDTFYLVVEIERRLELKEAEKVDVIRLYDYQMEGKDHQIHDLMAKEETLKNDHRILEEKLEDALSKMEDMEKLLKEKEDEKIDLINLHVEQVQNLLANEEALRKDNELLKDKLREALGNMENLIAEENKMKEADEVLEGKLQEALCNIEVMETVLKEKERENTELTIHCQTRIENMDHQMQDLLAKEEELKRDKELLEEELEEAHNSIRDIERLLEIEGKEKRELTNLYNKMVENNDHQIRDMLANEDKLKTDKTLLEEKLEESANRMQDLESLLKEKEEEKTEMTSLYDKMIATRDQQIKDLLANQDKLKEEQEILQEKLGKALSSVKEEQDFKIEIKKRWLLEISEKNRELDMLRKLCEDYDESQRHLEKKLGENLNEVQKLWLSLKKAEDSLTETCSLVKEKEEALVKVRTRCEEQGMELERLRQQGIHLQGKLQKKEVDYESLSSQRNELETLLHTEKELLRDKEREITDLKIRYQQILVEKEQQEKSLLEQNDCLQKEVASLQVGQVVAMSNEEKLKSELKFAEERVLNFMMAEKQNLHTIEKLTKECELLKEKCRTLEGSMAKAEKCAREQQRMQEEALRMQDKYMLMGLLHRIAQRDFELERIAREEHEITEAEGEKPGTESEDLGHEDNQEFSNAQDDNRGYLRRQWLDVTNIVEDILYRDERPPEEERDVEPNH